A DNA window from Thermococcus sp. 4557 contains the following coding sequences:
- a CDS encoding serine/threonine-protein kinase, translating into MARIWKYLATGIIGFVGWMCWFILATLPILNENDILFATLWFLLLLVIIPTIFAIRWIPKVNPKYKSWMIFIIVLFALFGMAPFILTAFWAWTKIDGTKQRKEREHREIRKKEERGHRKIRERKEREHRIKCFNELLIRAETSTPVEKVKLLQDAYNMIKGVDKTLAKKAKNLLDATKTEIFTTLNVIIKEFNTALENLDIKTAEAKLKEAEPYAEALGKNINWHKKRLEKVKEVYHALEEAQFLLSKDELVQAYSKFKRALSEAQSLNHELLMKKAGEGLKRIEEYYTKESSKKISNARKLADDRKYSSALIELKELLPLARAIGRSGEIERLMDEIQVDSLLEEADSAFKNSAYVIALGKYRKAYSKALKLNQPEKANLAEKRIFEIEKHLSDKLLKQAENAPMNEAIEKAKKALEIAGYLEDIRIRAQRILSKAENELSKILSEGDALLLERRFDDAIRVYESALPLAEAIGKSRLVSKKIEHAKALRDRESQIERLNSMLSRVDELMDRKEYSRAVIVINESLNIAKALGMIGRVQEKLESLKTRMENLVSRGDSAFESGDYTEALKLYDEALRIAEAMHVDPSRIKGRIMRVEERQRLELLKESLKLDVPTEMPHKVETEVSIIVTNRFSEDLSLTVDLSENVDYFELSEEKVNFPRVKPGRTIGESITVKPRFMGDFDFIITVESDKGSFRRVIPVKVTKTARMGAAAVTPSALTSIPIINPVEALQELYSDFQYIGEGGFARVYRAKRKDGKTVALKIPKTLDPAVGRAFVREITNWLHLKHPNIVELYDVNVLPVPYLEMEYCESSLARVQKPLPVDEASLIVFNIAEALKYAHGKKIVHRDLKPSNVLLKNGLPKISDWGLSKVLEESMSTTTTTSFTPFYAAPEQIDKKYGHTEERTDIYQLGVIFYELVTGKLPFEGTLSQVMMGILRDDPVPPSQLNPAAREVEQIIMRMLAKRKEDRYQSIEELQRDLARVLNMTYSESLKESKTLGDVGRAKYYLTELLLINLKTNNAREAYKYASDLAFYVKGELKEEVQKLAEQVKFRLEEGLDIPQELIEKAEIVVHKIRVGFEKV; encoded by the coding sequence ATGGCACGCATATGGAAGTACCTAGCTACAGGAATTATAGGTTTTGTAGGCTGGATGTGTTGGTTTATACTAGCAACACTCCCCATTCTCAATGAAAACGATATACTCTTCGCTACTTTATGGTTCCTATTACTTCTGGTGATAATACCAACCATATTTGCTATACGTTGGATTCCGAAGGTAAACCCCAAATACAAGAGTTGGATGATTTTCATAATAGTGTTATTTGCCTTATTTGGAATGGCCCCTTTCATATTAACGGCTTTTTGGGCATGGACAAAGATTGACGGAACAAAACAGAGAAAGGAGCGCGAACACAGGGAAATTCGTAAGAAAGAGGAGCGTGGACATAGGAAAATTCGTGAGAGAAAGGAGCGCGAACATAGAATTAAGTGCTTCAATGAGCTTTTGATTAGGGCCGAAACATCAACACCGGTGGAAAAAGTAAAACTCCTGCAAGATGCTTATAACATGATTAAGGGTGTTGACAAAACCCTTGCCAAGAAGGCCAAAAATCTTCTCGACGCCACGAAGACCGAGATTTTCACAACCCTCAACGTCATCATCAAGGAGTTCAATACTGCCCTAGAAAACCTGGACATTAAAACTGCTGAGGCAAAGCTCAAGGAAGCAGAACCCTACGCGGAAGCTTTGGGAAAGAACATTAATTGGCACAAAAAGAGGCTAGAAAAGGTCAAGGAGGTATACCATGCACTGGAGGAAGCCCAGTTCCTGCTTTCAAAAGATGAGCTGGTTCAAGCATATTCCAAGTTTAAGAGAGCCCTGTCAGAGGCACAGTCCCTCAACCACGAACTCTTGATGAAAAAGGCTGGAGAAGGGCTGAAACGAATTGAAGAATATTACACCAAAGAGAGTTCTAAAAAGATTTCTAATGCAAGAAAACTGGCCGACGATAGGAAATACTCAAGCGCCCTCATTGAACTTAAGGAACTCCTCCCACTGGCCCGTGCAATAGGACGGAGTGGAGAGATTGAAAGACTTATGGACGAGATTCAAGTTGATTCACTGCTTGAGGAAGCGGACAGCGCCTTTAAAAACAGTGCATACGTGATCGCCTTGGGCAAATACCGGAAAGCCTACAGCAAGGCCCTCAAACTGAACCAGCCAGAAAAAGCAAACCTCGCTGAGAAAAGAATATTCGAGATCGAAAAACATCTCTCAGATAAGTTGCTAAAACAGGCCGAGAACGCCCCAATGAATGAGGCCATTGAAAAGGCCAAAAAGGCCCTTGAAATAGCCGGGTACCTTGAAGACATCAGAATCAGAGCTCAGAGGATACTCTCCAAAGCGGAAAACGAACTGTCGAAGATCCTCTCGGAGGGCGATGCACTGCTGTTGGAAAGGCGGTTTGACGACGCCATAAGGGTGTACGAGTCAGCGCTACCTCTGGCAGAGGCTATTGGCAAGTCTAGACTTGTATCCAAGAAGATTGAACACGCGAAGGCTCTAAGGGACAGGGAGTCTCAGATTGAAAGGCTGAACTCCATGTTATCTAGAGTTGATGAGCTAATGGATCGTAAGGAATACTCCAGGGCCGTGATAGTTATCAATGAGTCCCTAAACATAGCAAAAGCATTAGGGATGATAGGGAGGGTTCAGGAGAAGCTTGAATCTCTAAAAACCCGTATGGAAAATCTGGTTTCTAGGGGAGACTCAGCCTTTGAGAGTGGAGATTACACCGAGGCCCTTAAACTCTACGACGAAGCGCTGAGAATTGCAGAAGCCATGCACGTTGACCCTTCCAGGATAAAGGGGAGAATTATGAGGGTCGAAGAGAGGCAGAGGCTCGAACTTCTGAAGGAGAGTCTCAAGCTCGACGTTCCAACCGAGATGCCTCACAAGGTCGAGACAGAGGTTTCCATAATAGTGACGAACAGGTTCTCCGAGGACCTTTCCCTCACCGTTGACCTGAGCGAAAACGTGGACTACTTCGAGCTGAGCGAGGAGAAGGTGAACTTCCCGCGCGTCAAGCCAGGCAGGACGATAGGCGAGAGCATCACCGTGAAGCCCAGGTTCATGGGAGACTTCGACTTCATCATAACCGTTGAGTCCGATAAGGGGTCCTTCAGAAGAGTCATCCCGGTGAAGGTCACGAAGACTGCTAGAATGGGCGCGGCGGCTGTGACCCCATCAGCCCTAACGAGCATCCCAATAATCAACCCGGTTGAGGCTCTCCAGGAACTCTACTCTGACTTCCAGTACATCGGCGAGGGCGGCTTCGCGAGGGTTTACAGGGCCAAGAGGAAGGATGGAAAAACCGTTGCGCTCAAGATCCCGAAGACCCTCGATCCTGCGGTTGGCAGGGCATTTGTTAGAGAAATCACCAACTGGCTGCACCTCAAGCACCCGAACATCGTCGAACTCTACGATGTGAACGTCCTTCCCGTGCCGTACCTGGAAATGGAGTACTGCGAGAGCTCGCTGGCAAGGGTTCAAAAACCCCTGCCGGTAGATGAGGCTTCACTCATAGTCTTCAACATTGCCGAGGCTTTGAAGTATGCTCACGGGAAGAAGATCGTGCACAGGGATTTGAAGCCGAGCAACGTTCTCCTCAAGAATGGCTTACCGAAGATTTCTGACTGGGGTTTGAGTAAGGTTTTAGAGGAGAGCATGAGCACGACGACCACGACCAGCTTCACACCCTTCTACGCGGCTCCGGAGCAGATCGATAAAAAGTACGGGCACACGGAAGAGAGGACCGACATCTACCAGCTCGGCGTCATCTTCTACGAGTTAGTCACCGGCAAACTCCCCTTCGAAGGTACGCTGAGTCAGGTGATGATGGGGATTCTGAGGGATGACCCGGTTCCGCCGAGCCAGTTGAACCCGGCGGCAAGGGAGGTAGAGCAAATAATCATGAGGATGCTCGCCAAGAGAAAGGAGGATCGCTATCAGTCCATCGAGGAGCTCCAGCGCGATTTAGCAAGAGTCCTCAACATGACTTACTCGGAGAGCCTGAAGGAGAGTAAGACCCTCGGCGACGTTGGGAGAGCAAAATACTACCTGACGGAGCTTCTCCTCATCAACCTGAAGACCAACAACGCCCGAGAGGCCTACAAGTACGCGAGCGATTTGGCGTTCTACGTTAAGGGCGAACTTAAGGAAGAAGTCCAAAAGCTTGCCGAGCAGGTCAAGTTTAGGCTGGAGGAGGGCTTGGATATACCGCAGGAGCTGATAGAGAAGGCCGAGATAGTAGTGCACAAGATAAGGGTGGGGTTTGAAAAGGTTTGA
- a CDS encoding phosphoadenosine phosphosulfate reductase family protein: protein MGRPVFLGKAYINWCEKCNVPLIGDSCAVHGKESVFRLNITPPGDLRFAFEKDIEFIRSVFREHYGVDIGELFEGKVVLLNKTPGEDDSYEIILDGYVFGWVRFDPLELKWKPGLKVEGAIALWKRFGKSMRKWIIVDDGAIEPILNGSNLLPVGIIEAEPSIKRGDDVILISEDGEIIATGIAKKDYEALANRERGTGVKVRRQKSVNYREGRKATMEDVLRANSIELEKKVMEARRFMRKTANRYSDLPVAVAFSGGKDSLAVLGLALEEFGDEGFTIFFNNTGIEFPETLEYVEELRRELEPKGIKFIVADAGDAFWRAIHVFSPPGRDYRWCCKVTKLGPITMAIKENYPEGVLMFVGQRKYESIKRFKQPRIWKNPWVPNETGASPIFHWRALEVWLYIFSRNLKYNPLYEERLDRIGCFLCPSASLAEIYTLKEERPELWAKWENELKRWGKRFNMPDEWITYGFWRWKKLSKGEKAIARELGVEVPEERSWEPVKYSMVENDDGTFTVRFNTVVNLRRIREVAPILGEVEEGENYIRAGEVIFREDGAYTGDFGEGVQAYYLVKRAYECVGCGVCVGKCPEGALSIDPRSKKIVVNPELCTHCRECMDVCPLLKIKNPEEGSQL, encoded by the coding sequence ATGGGAAGGCCGGTCTTCCTCGGTAAGGCTTACATAAACTGGTGCGAGAAGTGCAACGTCCCGCTCATCGGTGATAGCTGTGCCGTTCATGGAAAGGAGAGCGTATTCCGTCTCAACATCACTCCCCCCGGCGATTTGAGATTCGCCTTTGAGAAGGACATCGAGTTCATACGCTCGGTCTTCAGGGAGCACTACGGCGTCGATATCGGCGAGCTGTTCGAGGGGAAGGTGGTGCTTCTCAACAAGACGCCAGGAGAGGACGACTCCTACGAGATAATACTCGACGGCTACGTCTTCGGCTGGGTGCGCTTCGACCCGCTGGAGCTGAAGTGGAAGCCCGGCCTGAAGGTCGAGGGTGCCATCGCCCTCTGGAAGCGCTTCGGAAAATCCATGAGGAAGTGGATAATCGTCGATGATGGTGCAATAGAGCCCATCCTCAACGGCTCCAACCTCCTGCCGGTTGGCATAATCGAGGCCGAGCCGAGTATAAAGCGCGGGGACGACGTTATTCTCATCTCGGAGGATGGAGAGATCATCGCGACCGGCATAGCAAAGAAGGACTACGAAGCCCTGGCCAACAGGGAGCGCGGCACCGGAGTCAAGGTCAGGCGGCAGAAGAGTGTGAACTACCGTGAGGGGAGAAAGGCCACGATGGAGGACGTTCTCAGGGCAAACTCCATCGAACTGGAGAAGAAGGTGATGGAAGCGAGGCGCTTCATGAGGAAGACCGCGAACAGGTACTCGGACCTTCCGGTCGCTGTGGCATTCTCCGGCGGGAAGGACAGCCTGGCCGTCCTCGGCCTAGCGCTGGAGGAGTTCGGCGACGAGGGCTTCACAATCTTCTTCAACAACACCGGCATAGAGTTCCCAGAAACGCTTGAATACGTCGAGGAGCTGAGGAGGGAGCTCGAGCCGAAGGGGATTAAGTTCATCGTTGCCGATGCCGGCGACGCATTCTGGCGCGCCATCCACGTCTTCTCCCCGCCGGGCCGCGACTACCGCTGGTGCTGTAAGGTAACGAAGCTCGGCCCGATAACAATGGCGATAAAGGAGAACTACCCCGAAGGAGTTCTCATGTTCGTCGGCCAGAGGAAGTACGAGAGCATAAAGCGCTTCAAGCAACCCCGCATCTGGAAGAACCCCTGGGTGCCGAACGAGACCGGGGCATCGCCCATATTCCACTGGCGCGCGCTGGAGGTCTGGCTCTACATCTTCAGCCGGAACCTCAAGTACAACCCGCTCTACGAGGAGAGGCTCGACAGGATAGGCTGCTTCCTCTGTCCGAGCGCGTCCCTGGCGGAGATTTACACCCTAAAGGAGGAGAGGCCCGAGCTGTGGGCCAAGTGGGAGAACGAGCTCAAGCGCTGGGGAAAGCGCTTCAACATGCCCGACGAGTGGATAACCTACGGCTTCTGGCGCTGGAAGAAGCTGAGTAAGGGGGAGAAGGCGATAGCGAGGGAGCTCGGCGTTGAAGTTCCGGAGGAGCGTTCCTGGGAGCCCGTGAAGTATTCGATGGTGGAGAACGACGACGGCACCTTCACGGTTCGCTTCAACACCGTCGTGAACCTGAGGAGGATTAGAGAGGTTGCCCCGATCCTTGGAGAGGTCGAGGAGGGCGAAAACTACATAAGAGCGGGGGAGGTTATCTTTAGGGAGGACGGCGCATACACCGGAGACTTCGGTGAGGGAGTCCAGGCCTACTACCTCGTCAAGCGCGCCTACGAGTGCGTCGGATGCGGTGTCTGCGTCGGCAAGTGCCCGGAGGGGGCGCTCAGCATAGACCCGAGGAGCAAGAAGATTGTCGTGAACCCCGAACTCTGCACCCACTGCCGGGAGTGTATGGACGTATGCCCGCTCCTGAAAATCAAAAACCCCGAGGAAGGAAGCCAGCTTTAA
- a CDS encoding MarR family transcriptional regulator produces MPAPENQKPRGRKPALIGLVSILLFLSFALHGVGAQEYDYEINAYAVYFDVVTPDQVEETIEIDLTSHTNLSQYVIYTDYPVEDPRAVLDLPSGVKPVNVTVKEVLGGTNAIYMYFPTLGPGESARIRLTFTTRGMITEDEGKNQFTYYIRFSQPVGLFHMQLVVPKGYAVLSPIIPSPDRVESSTSRLLLEWTRRDLRAGDEFYFIVGFSGEITAPSQPSPLFYAGTFLAGLLIGGGSVYGYILYRERKHEEEKTHLRSDEEKILALLREGPVLQSELADKLGVSKAKVSIILREMEGKGLITRVKEGRTYRVFLKE; encoded by the coding sequence ATGCCCGCTCCTGAAAATCAAAAACCCCGAGGAAGGAAGCCAGCTTTAATTGGGTTAGTCTCCATCCTCCTCTTCCTCTCCTTCGCGCTCCACGGTGTGGGCGCACAGGAATACGACTACGAGATAAACGCCTACGCGGTCTATTTTGACGTGGTTACCCCCGACCAGGTGGAAGAGACAATTGAGATCGATTTAACTTCCCACACAAACCTCAGCCAGTACGTTATCTACACGGACTATCCTGTGGAGGATCCGCGGGCCGTTCTGGACCTTCCGAGCGGCGTGAAACCGGTAAACGTGACGGTCAAGGAGGTCTTGGGGGGAACGAACGCAATCTACATGTACTTCCCAACCCTCGGCCCAGGTGAGAGCGCGAGGATACGGCTGACTTTCACAACCCGGGGCATGATAACCGAGGACGAAGGGAAGAACCAGTTCACTTATTACATACGCTTCAGTCAGCCGGTGGGTCTCTTCCACATGCAGCTGGTCGTCCCCAAAGGCTACGCGGTGCTTTCCCCGATAATTCCATCGCCGGACAGGGTCGAGAGCTCCACAAGCCGGCTCCTGCTTGAGTGGACGCGCCGCGACCTCCGCGCCGGCGATGAGTTCTACTTCATAGTGGGATTCTCGGGCGAGATAACGGCCCCCTCCCAGCCATCCCCGCTCTTCTATGCGGGAACCTTCCTGGCGGGCCTCCTCATCGGCGGCGGCTCCGTTTACGGCTACATCCTCTACCGCGAGAGGAAGCACGAGGAGGAGAAGACCCACCTGCGGAGCGACGAGGAGAAGATACTCGCCCTGCTGAGGGAGGGCCCGGTTCTCCAGAGCGAACTCGCTGACAAGCTCGGCGTTTCGAAGGCGAAGGTCAGCATAATCCTCCGCGAGATGGAGGGGAAGGGCCTCATCACGCGCGTGAAGGAGGGCAGGACATACCGGGTTTTTCTGAAGGAGTGA
- a CDS encoding HVO_0476 family zinc finger protein translates to MEEYFICPECGSDDVEVIKERGRELTLRCNECGNVWHVTLPKLIKVPLIVSKHERSFRTFAELPEGEEIRVGDIVETEDDEVRITGIELDENKRVERAKIGEIRTLWGESLTYPKVIKVSIYLPKGVTQAFRVKVGRDEEFVVGEVLEVGGYTFRIEKIKTETKMLRHGGARADKIISIMGHSIPRARARRSLEIYRGYGRESR, encoded by the coding sequence ATGGAGGAGTATTTCATCTGTCCAGAGTGCGGTAGCGATGACGTTGAGGTCATCAAGGAGAGGGGAAGGGAGCTCACCCTTCGCTGCAACGAGTGCGGCAACGTGTGGCACGTCACGCTTCCAAAGCTCATCAAGGTCCCGCTCATTGTGAGCAAGCACGAGAGGAGTTTCAGAACCTTCGCTGAGTTGCCGGAGGGCGAGGAAATACGAGTGGGCGACATAGTTGAGACCGAAGACGACGAGGTCAGGATAACCGGCATAGAGCTTGATGAGAACAAACGCGTGGAAAGGGCCAAGATAGGCGAGATAAGAACCCTCTGGGGCGAGAGCTTAACCTATCCGAAGGTCATCAAGGTCTCCATCTACCTGCCGAAGGGCGTAACCCAGGCCTTCAGGGTCAAAGTCGGCAGGGACGAGGAGTTCGTCGTCGGCGAGGTTCTGGAGGTCGGCGGCTACACCTTCCGGATCGAGAAGATAAAGACGGAGACCAAGATGCTCCGCCACGGTGGTGCGAGGGCCGACAAAATCATCTCCATTATGGGACACTCGATTCCCCGCGCCCGCGCTAGGAGGAGCCTGGAGATATACAGGGGCTACGGCAGGGAATCCCGGTGA